TTGCAGCGGCGCGTGGTCACCCACAAAACCGTCGAATCCTGGCAGACGGTCCCCCATGGTGTGATTATCCATGAACTGGACGTGACCCGCGTGATGGCCCTGACCCGTGAATGGGCCGCCACACCCGCGTTTTCGGACGTGCGCCTCACGGTGAACTCGGTGGTCCTGCTGATGATCGCCCGGGCCCTCCGGAAATCCCCCGTGATGAACGCCCATGTCGAGTGCGACAACCGCACCAGCGCCGGGGTGGTCACTGAACACGAGGAGATTAACATCGCCATACCCCTCCACACGCTGGAGGAGCGGATGATCACCCCCACCCTGAAAAATGCCGGGCAGTATGATTTGCAGGGGCTGTGCAGGGCCATGGAGGAGCTGCGGCGCCGGGTGGACAACACCAGGGTGGACCTGCTGCTCTACGAGGCGGCCATGGACGACACGCTGAAGCGGCTGCGTCGCGGCCAGTTGTTTTATGTGCTTAAGCGGCTGTATGTGAACTTTTTCAGCCGTTCCCGTGTTGCCCGGCCATCGCTGCGGGAACTTCGCGAGTACCGGAAGATTCCCGCCGGGGATAAAATTACCCCGGAAGACCTCCTG
Above is a window of Candidatus Hydrogenedentota bacterium DNA encoding:
- a CDS encoding 2-oxo acid dehydrogenase subunit E2 encodes the protein MKQVPFDLQRRVVTHKTVESWQTVPHGVIIHELDVTRVMALTREWAATPAFSDVRLTVNSVVLLMIARALRKSPVMNAHVECDNRTSAGVVTEHEEINIAIPLHTLEERMITPTLKNAGQYDLQGLCRAMEELRRRVDNTRVDLLLYEAAMDDTLKRLRRGQLFYVLKRLYVNFFSRSRVARPSLRELREYRKIPAGDKITPEDLLSATVLVSNPGSMMPEWRGHVAMLMVIPPQVVALGLGAIQSRPAVVRDETGAEVIAPRRILPLTICGDHRVMDFSHVTAFMRELNRFCEHPEMLLHQP